The Aquiluna sp. KACHI24 genome contains a region encoding:
- a CDS encoding Ig-like domain-containing protein: protein MRKWLSSSLVVLLTGFLTFAGIGPAQANTPTNYSTVNSGVFTLTSGTFRINEFTFMDSLNQGHYDAYDGYGDVYVDTLATPSSRYDGLQLSQIGDFYSGSIQSMSGLNVEVQGKFTPSMMAWRQLISLTNPSQTPITVNVRVSGDLGSDGNEITRGTSSGDSTLTLADNWIVTSDTANSDPIVTTAWSDPLGVVRPSSVAQGSQSGAGNLMNVIFPVTVAPNSTSRLMLMHGLGAIDQASNDPTLVVQRAGALFGSGNTLPAFATADLSAQALSEIVNWGFAPGVQSITTATNPTSALTHSFTVNFTQPVTGLETSDFSFNQGTSGGCVADSVSGSGSTYELIVSGCSDGDLKVSIAALSVVGPTGQSGPASRFDSPPVLIDRGPPTVTLTAPSSPNNGATLNFTVTSTEALTGLAAGDFSVAGTGCSVGTPSAASGSAPTLSYTIPVNSCADQAAVTLTMNQATVTDAAGNTAPSAVLAAGPVVVDRTAPSGTISSPGITRDDPITYSVTVNESIQGTVDASDFNVSGAGCSIGSITQSAPTYSVTLIGCNDGVTAALSFKTNTLVDLAGNQGPSAGSPIGSSTVVDRSLAAVTITAPSSPNKNLNLGFTVNFGEPTNNVSETDFEIVSSSTHSCEINAFSPASPRNALSGNFVVALSACADTNAISLRLKPGTVLDDLGNIGPATAVTSNVVTVDRSAPQLLAVAANNPALSSQSAVSYAVTFNESVTGLTAAMFTLGAGTACSASSLTGSGSSYTVTFTSCANGNSVALNYNITTAVADLAGNGFSGQTGSLSAIVIDTVAPTISSIAKVSSSNSVTYTVNFSEEITGFDVNAIVLGGTSTVGSTWTISGLVQLNATRYQFVASSQLPDSGSVSFTINTSAVRDLALNPLAAGSIGTPNSSEVVFYFLPSVTLGSLSMLGMAANPIAPELVIQGRGNSLFGIRVSISGAVSGDQLSFTNNNVGVFGSIQTASSNNGVLNLTYNGAQPTAAQWQAAARAVKFATTNTSNANRSITFHIRPTRSYSLDTGHFYEVKTAPEYTWQNWTNSFDRAAGYSFSGMQGYLANITSAAEQSFVASAEVANGRAAWLGINDVAVEGTWRVVSGPEAGQLATYTNWDPGEPNNSADYVSLIATGTWDDLSDSAQQAGNYNISILIVEFGGLPSDAPNQLQASGQMLIDSTPPTVSSIRSLSENKTYYRGEKVQLSVSFSETVTVTGAPQLLLETGATDRYASYLSGSGTNVLTFEYSVESGDQSADLDYVATNSLSLNGGSITDAVGNPATLTLSSPGASGSIGSSSNLVVDGSQVTMVLGTNNTTSTTRDLVYTLTSSAPIDCGTLSTNMGVDLDGTMVSSIDGVTAAANSLSCTINITSQVRPAQFGTTTLTYTQNFSVVDLQGQAQSNVRLAQASVVLTVPPVASNLGGHSVTTTNGTIPSQLVNNTPAGLLPSAGAEARTAMAAAGIVAAPAGIPISNAMANLNGVSSSQSVLNAMARAELQAGHGIKPTIQVDPTALSNHVAVSYLNTGSGWFFTGAQAISSSAVEAEPIVFTRAGTYRILIVVVPTNISYRTSSFPSNTWINLMMPRATLFANPIPSSGLPQGNQSMEWELVVSGQVQTLAPAPAPSNNQPSNPVTPTPTPTPTPTVTPTPTPTVTPTPTPTPTPTPTQTVRPTPTPTPSPTQTVRPTPTPSPTATPTSTPSPSVTPTPTTTPKPSAEPSVQPSPSPSETSQATAQTEPTSEPIAVLPLGEAIAELTPTALIPEISFEPGEPVANPALGASGDDEAPPQAFDPLASEESIVAVLEKTTQTVAVVASVAAAAAAAAGAAAAAGAAAGAAAGAASASSASSASAGASSGSAGSNANSAANTAIELEESDEGEISELEVAHDQITLDKQGWGDKLAIFSLGFMTWFDRRSHHLTLALAPFSPLLSKVVNDAAYLRALAGSLSVFLPIAGVVAALMAVADNGNEILTPTWEILLFIAIIGLLDAAAGFISILVFAVGSVIALGQLPDIDQVRLLMAVFVIAVGPALLTTAFRSLRKDPADSADSWWERLIDLAVAPFMAGWSVATMVSVLPAVTGLTVNAANHVADFGVWIAVVAALRVLLEEFVARYYPQRLDAINPTEIPEPGMLQKSTALAIRYGIWVLFSGAIIGPGWESFVGSALFLVPTIIGWYQDRFPNIPWLWRIMPTGVPGLAFSILVASFTTAWLTTLMGVSADLAQLSFVILPLPMLLLSLLGMFARHGATEEEDRPVKKLKWVYRLGGVVMMFFTLNLVGII, encoded by the coding sequence ATGCGGAAGTGGCTCAGCAGTTCACTGGTAGTGCTGCTGACTGGATTTCTCACTTTCGCCGGGATTGGGCCTGCTCAGGCAAATACGCCAACAAACTATTCAACCGTGAACTCAGGTGTCTTCACCCTAACCTCGGGAACTTTCAGAATCAACGAGTTCACATTTATGGACTCTTTGAATCAAGGACATTACGACGCATACGACGGTTACGGTGACGTATATGTAGATACGCTCGCGACTCCAAGTTCAAGATATGACGGATTACAGCTCTCTCAAATCGGTGACTTTTACTCTGGATCAATTCAGTCGATGAGTGGTCTAAATGTTGAGGTGCAAGGTAAATTCACGCCTAGCATGATGGCCTGGCGTCAGCTAATCAGCCTCACTAATCCGAGCCAAACCCCAATCACAGTTAATGTTCGCGTTTCCGGCGATCTCGGTTCGGACGGGAATGAAATCACGCGAGGCACCTCCTCTGGAGACTCGACTCTGACTCTCGCCGATAACTGGATTGTCACTTCTGATACTGCCAACAGTGATCCCATTGTGACCACCGCTTGGTCCGATCCGCTTGGCGTCGTCCGACCGAGCTCCGTTGCACAGGGGTCCCAATCCGGTGCGGGTAACCTAATGAACGTCATCTTCCCTGTGACCGTTGCGCCAAACAGCACTTCACGGTTGATGCTTATGCATGGCTTAGGGGCAATAGACCAAGCCTCGAACGACCCCACTCTCGTAGTCCAAAGAGCGGGCGCGCTATTTGGCTCTGGTAACACGCTTCCCGCATTTGCAACAGCAGACCTTTCTGCTCAGGCTCTGAGCGAAATCGTGAACTGGGGATTCGCTCCTGGTGTGCAGAGCATCACTACAGCCACCAATCCAACATCTGCCCTAACACACTCCTTCACTGTCAACTTCACTCAGCCCGTGACGGGTCTCGAGACATCTGACTTCAGTTTCAATCAAGGAACAAGTGGTGGCTGCGTCGCAGACTCGGTGTCTGGTTCTGGCTCAACTTATGAACTAATCGTCTCCGGTTGTTCCGACGGTGACCTGAAGGTAAGCATTGCCGCCTTGAGCGTTGTTGGACCAACAGGACAGTCGGGTCCGGCATCAAGATTCGACTCCCCTCCTGTCTTGATTGATAGGGGTCCCCCCACGGTGACTCTCACTGCGCCCTCCAGTCCAAACAATGGTGCGACGCTCAACTTCACGGTGACAAGTACCGAGGCCCTGACTGGACTCGCCGCAGGTGACTTTAGTGTTGCTGGAACTGGTTGCTCAGTGGGAACGCCATCTGCTGCATCAGGTTCTGCTCCAACCCTCTCCTACACAATTCCAGTCAACTCATGTGCTGATCAAGCGGCTGTGACGCTGACCATGAATCAGGCAACCGTTACCGATGCCGCGGGCAACACCGCCCCATCAGCTGTACTTGCTGCTGGACCGGTCGTCGTGGATCGAACGGCTCCAAGCGGAACCATATCCTCTCCGGGCATCACAAGAGATGATCCGATCACCTACTCGGTCACCGTGAATGAGAGCATCCAAGGAACGGTGGATGCTTCCGACTTCAATGTTTCTGGAGCTGGATGTTCGATTGGTTCAATCACTCAAAGCGCACCCACTTATTCGGTGACACTGATTGGCTGCAACGACGGAGTTACCGCCGCACTTTCCTTCAAGACCAACACTTTGGTTGACCTCGCTGGGAACCAGGGCCCAAGTGCAGGCTCGCCAATTGGTTCTTCGACAGTGGTGGACAGGTCACTCGCGGCGGTCACGATAACGGCGCCATCGTCTCCGAACAAGAACCTAAACCTGGGCTTCACCGTAAATTTTGGTGAGCCTACTAACAACGTTTCTGAGACAGATTTTGAAATCGTTTCGAGCAGCACGCACAGCTGCGAGATAAATGCCTTCTCACCGGCAAGTCCAAGAAACGCACTGAGCGGGAACTTTGTGGTTGCCCTCAGCGCTTGCGCTGACACCAACGCAATAAGTCTTCGACTAAAGCCGGGCACAGTTTTAGATGACCTTGGCAACATTGGGCCCGCAACCGCAGTCACCTCAAACGTTGTGACAGTGGATAGGTCTGCACCTCAGCTGCTAGCTGTTGCTGCAAATAACCCAGCACTTTCGAGCCAAAGCGCAGTTTCGTATGCGGTGACCTTCAACGAGTCTGTGACCGGATTAACCGCAGCCATGTTCACCCTCGGTGCTGGCACAGCTTGTTCCGCCTCCTCACTTACTGGGTCAGGCTCTAGCTACACGGTTACATTCACCTCGTGCGCAAATGGCAATTCGGTTGCCCTGAACTACAACATCACGACGGCGGTCGCAGATCTAGCTGGCAACGGCTTCTCGGGACAAACGGGCTCGCTCTCAGCAATCGTGATCGATACAGTCGCACCCACAATTTCCTCGATTGCAAAAGTCAGCTCATCCAATTCCGTCACCTATACCGTGAACTTCTCCGAGGAGATCACCGGGTTTGATGTGAACGCAATTGTTCTGGGAGGTACCAGCACGGTTGGTTCAACATGGACGATCTCAGGTTTGGTGCAACTCAATGCAACCAGGTATCAATTCGTGGCTTCGAGTCAGTTGCCAGATAGTGGTTCGGTCAGCTTCACAATCAACACATCGGCGGTCAGGGACCTTGCGTTGAACCCGCTTGCAGCCGGAAGTATTGGAACTCCGAACTCCTCCGAGGTCGTGTTCTACTTCTTACCTTCAGTCACTCTTGGTTCGCTCTCGATGCTTGGAATGGCCGCTAACCCGATTGCGCCCGAGTTAGTTATTCAGGGCAGAGGTAATTCGCTATTTGGGATTCGAGTGAGCATCTCTGGTGCAGTTAGCGGAGACCAGCTGTCCTTTACCAACAACAATGTCGGGGTATTTGGTTCAATTCAGACTGCATCCAGTAACAACGGAGTTTTGAACCTCACCTACAACGGCGCTCAGCCAACTGCGGCCCAGTGGCAGGCTGCTGCTAGGGCGGTCAAGTTTGCAACCACCAACACTTCTAACGCGAATCGCTCGATAACTTTCCATATTCGACCGACTCGAAGCTACTCACTCGACACCGGTCACTTCTATGAGGTCAAGACCGCACCTGAATACACCTGGCAGAACTGGACAAACTCCTTTGACCGAGCCGCCGGCTACAGCTTCTCAGGCATGCAGGGATACCTGGCGAACATAACGTCCGCTGCAGAACAAAGTTTTGTCGCTTCGGCAGAAGTCGCCAATGGCAGAGCTGCTTGGCTTGGAATCAATGATGTTGCCGTTGAGGGAACTTGGCGAGTAGTTTCAGGCCCCGAGGCCGGTCAGCTTGCAACTTATACAAACTGGGATCCAGGTGAACCAAACAACTCTGCAGACTACGTGTCCTTGATCGCAACCGGAACCTGGGACGATCTCTCGGATTCAGCTCAGCAAGCAGGCAACTACAACATCAGCATTTTGATTGTTGAGTTTGGCGGACTTCCATCCGACGCCCCAAACCAGCTGCAGGCCTCGGGGCAGATGCTCATTGACAGCACACCACCAACAGTCAGCTCAATACGATCCCTCTCCGAAAACAAGACTTATTACCGCGGTGAAAAGGTTCAGCTATCCGTGAGCTTCTCTGAGACTGTTACAGTCACCGGTGCTCCACAACTTTTGCTCGAGACCGGAGCAACAGATAGGTATGCCAGCTACCTCTCTGGTTCGGGAACCAATGTCTTGACCTTTGAGTACTCGGTCGAAAGTGGAGATCAAAGCGCAGATTTGGATTACGTGGCCACTAACTCGCTTAGTCTGAACGGAGGTTCGATAACGGACGCCGTTGGGAACCCAGCCACACTAACGTTGAGCAGCCCTGGCGCATCTGGATCAATCGGCAGCTCCTCAAACCTGGTGGTCGATGGCTCTCAGGTGACCATGGTCCTGGGAACTAACAACACAACTTCGACTACGCGCGACCTCGTTTACACGCTAACTTCCTCAGCTCCGATTGACTGCGGAACTCTCTCAACGAACATGGGTGTTGACCTTGATGGAACCATGGTCTCAAGCATCGATGGGGTTACTGCCGCGGCAAACTCCCTCAGCTGCACCATCAATATCACAAGTCAAGTTCGACCCGCGCAGTTTGGAACCACCACCCTCACCTATACCCAAAACTTCTCGGTTGTGGATCTGCAGGGCCAGGCACAAAGCAATGTTCGACTGGCTCAGGCTTCAGTTGTTCTTACGGTTCCACCCGTTGCATCAAATCTTGGTGGCCATTCGGTGACCACCACCAACGGCACCATCCCATCCCAGCTTGTGAACAACACCCCAGCTGGACTTCTGCCTTCCGCAGGGGCTGAGGCCCGAACCGCCATGGCTGCTGCTGGCATAGTCGCGGCTCCCGCTGGCATACCGATCAGCAACGCCATGGCGAATTTGAATGGGGTAAGCAGTTCCCAATCCGTTTTGAACGCGATGGCTCGAGCAGAGTTACAAGCTGGCCATGGCATCAAACCTACGATTCAAGTAGACCCGACAGCGCTCTCAAATCACGTCGCAGTTTCCTACCTAAACACCGGATCAGGTTGGTTCTTTACCGGGGCTCAGGCAATCTCATCCAGCGCCGTTGAGGCCGAGCCGATTGTCTTCACAAGAGCTGGCACTTACCGAATCCTGATTGTTGTTGTCCCCACCAACATCAGCTACAGAACTTCATCATTCCCCTCAAATACTTGGATCAACCTCATGATGCCAAGGGCGACCCTGTTCGCGAATCCAATTCCAAGTTCAGGGCTTCCTCAGGGTAACCAGTCGATGGAATGGGAGCTGGTTGTATCCGGTCAAGTTCAAACCCTGGCACCTGCACCAGCGCCTTCAAATAACCAGCCAAGTAACCCGGTAACGCCAACTCCAACTCCTACTCCAACACCTACTGTCACTCCCACACCTACCCCGACAGTGACTCCTACACCCACGCCGACCCCGACGCCCACTCCAACTCAAACGGTTAGGCCAACCCCAACGCCTACACCTTCTCCAACCCAGACAGTCAGACCTACCCCTACCCCATCACCAACAGCCACACCGACTTCTACCCCGAGTCCTTCGGTGACCCCTACTCCTACAACCACTCCGAAGCCTTCTGCTGAGCCGAGCGTTCAGCCTTCACCCTCACCTTCGGAGACATCACAGGCGACCGCGCAGACCGAGCCAACCTCAGAGCCAATTGCAGTCCTTCCTCTGGGAGAGGCAATTGCCGAACTTACCCCTACGGCATTGATTCCTGAGATTTCTTTTGAGCCAGGTGAGCCGGTAGCAAATCCTGCTCTCGGTGCATCCGGAGATGATGAGGCCCCACCACAAGCGTTCGATCCGCTTGCATCCGAGGAGTCCATCGTCGCGGTGCTTGAGAAAACCACCCAAACTGTTGCAGTGGTTGCTTCAGTTGCAGCCGCCGCCGCAGCTGCGGCAGGAGCAGCAGCGGCTGCTGGAGCTGCCGCAGGTGCCGCAGCGGGCGCTGCATCAGCATCATCGGCATCGAGTGCCAGCGCTGGAGCATCATCCGGCTCTGCCGGCAGCAACGCGAACTCCGCAGCCAACACTGCCATCGAACTTGAAGAGTCCGACGAGGGTGAGATTTCAGAGCTTGAAGTCGCGCATGATCAAATAACCCTGGATAAGCAGGGATGGGGCGATAAGTTAGCGATTTTCTCGCTCGGCTTTATGACGTGGTTCGACAGGCGAAGCCATCACCTCACCTTAGCGCTCGCTCCTTTCAGCCCACTGCTCTCAAAGGTGGTCAACGATGCCGCATACCTCCGAGCGTTAGCCGGATCACTGTCAGTCTTCTTGCCAATCGCCGGTGTGGTTGCAGCGTTGATGGCGGTCGCAGACAATGGCAACGAGATTTTGACTCCGACCTGGGAGATTCTGCTCTTTATCGCCATCATCGGACTACTCGACGCTGCTGCAGGTTTTATCTCCATTTTGGTTTTCGCGGTCGGCTCAGTAATTGCCTTAGGTCAGCTTCCAGATATCGACCAAGTCAGATTGTTGATGGCGGTATTTGTGATTGCTGTTGGACCAGCGCTTTTGACTACTGCATTCCGATCGCTGCGCAAGGATCCTGCCGACTCGGCAGATAGTTGGTGGGAGCGACTTATTGATTTAGCCGTTGCGCCATTCATGGCCGGCTGGTCAGTTGCAACCATGGTTAGCGTCTTGCCCGCCGTTACTGGTTTGACAGTGAACGCAGCGAACCACGTGGCCGACTTTGGAGTCTGGATTGCCGTAGTTGCAGCGCTGCGCGTGCTTCTTGAAGAGTTTGTCGCTCGCTATTACCCGCAGCGACTGGACGCAATCAACCCCACCGAAATCCCAGAACCTGGAATGCTGCAGAAGTCCACTGCACTGGCTATTCGTTACGGAATCTGGGTGCTATTTTCAGGCGCGATTATCGGACCAGGCTGGGAGTCCTTCGTTGGTTCGGCACTGTTCCTAGTTCCAACGATCATTGGTTGGTATCAAGACAGATTCCCAAACATCCCTTGGCTATGGCGCATTATGCCAACCGGCGTCCCAGGACTTGCGTTCTCGATCCTGGTTGCCTCTTTCACAACCGCCTGGCTAACAACCCTGATGGGGGTAAGTGCAGACCTGGCTCAGCTCTCATTTGTTATTTTGCCGCTACCGATGTTGCTGTTGAGCTTGCTTGGAATGTTTGCCCGTCATGGTGCAACTGAGGAAGAGGATCGCCCGGTAAAGAAGCTGAAGTGGGTTTATCGACTAGGTGGCGTCGTGATGATGTTCTTCACGCTCAACCTGGTTGGCATCATTTAG
- a CDS encoding adenylosuccinate synthase: protein MPAVVLVGAQWGDEGKGKATDLLGDRVDYVVRYQGGNNAGHTVVIGDKKFALHLLPSGILTPGCVPVIGNGVVVDLEVLFREIDGLNDKGVDTSKLLISANAHVITPYHVTVDKVSERFLGKRAIGTTGRGIGPTYGDKMGRLGIRIQDLFDPSILRQKVESALTQKNELLVKVYNRAAVRPQEVVDHLLSFAERLKPMVADTALVLNNALAEGKTVLLEGGQGTLLDVDHGTYPFVTSSNPTAGGATTGSGIGPTKITGVIGILKAYTTRVGSGPFPTELFDEWGEYLRKTGGEVGVTTGRNRRCGWFDAPIARYATRVNGLTDIFLTKLDVLTGIKEIPVCVAYEVDGQRVEEVPVSQTDFHHAKPIYEMFPGWEEDISSAKTFDDLPKNAQDYVLALEKLSGTRISAIGVGPDRNATIVRHDMLG, encoded by the coding sequence ATGCCCGCAGTAGTCCTAGTCGGAGCCCAGTGGGGCGACGAAGGTAAAGGCAAAGCAACCGACCTGCTTGGAGATCGCGTCGACTATGTAGTCCGCTATCAAGGTGGTAACAACGCTGGTCACACCGTAGTTATTGGTGACAAGAAGTTTGCACTGCACCTACTGCCATCAGGCATTCTGACCCCGGGCTGTGTTCCAGTTATCGGAAACGGTGTAGTTGTTGACCTAGAAGTACTCTTCCGCGAGATCGATGGTCTAAATGACAAGGGTGTTGACACCTCAAAGCTTCTAATTTCAGCTAACGCTCACGTGATTACCCCCTACCACGTCACCGTGGACAAGGTTTCGGAGCGCTTTTTGGGTAAGCGCGCCATCGGCACCACTGGTCGCGGCATTGGCCCAACCTATGGCGACAAGATGGGTCGCCTAGGAATTCGTATTCAAGATCTGTTTGACCCGAGCATTCTGAGACAAAAAGTTGAGAGCGCGCTCACCCAGAAGAACGAGCTGCTAGTCAAGGTCTACAACCGTGCTGCGGTTAGGCCGCAGGAGGTCGTGGACCACCTGCTCTCTTTTGCAGAGCGCCTAAAGCCAATGGTTGCCGACACTGCTCTGGTTCTAAACAATGCCCTGGCAGAGGGTAAGACCGTTTTGCTTGAGGGTGGTCAGGGAACTCTTTTGGATGTTGACCACGGAACCTATCCGTTTGTCACCTCTTCAAACCCAACCGCAGGTGGAGCAACGACCGGTAGCGGAATCGGTCCGACCAAGATCACCGGCGTCATCGGAATTCTGAAGGCCTACACCACTCGCGTGGGCTCAGGCCCATTCCCAACCGAACTGTTTGACGAGTGGGGCGAGTACCTGCGCAAGACTGGTGGTGAGGTTGGTGTCACCACTGGCCGCAACCGTCGCTGTGGCTGGTTCGATGCTCCAATTGCCCGCTATGCAACCCGCGTCAACGGTCTGACTGACATCTTCCTAACCAAGCTGGACGTTCTTACCGGTATCAAGGAGATACCAGTCTGTGTGGCCTACGAGGTCGATGGACAACGCGTAGAAGAGGTGCCGGTTTCTCAGACCGACTTCCACCACGCTAAGCCGATCTATGAGATGTTCCCTGGCTGGGAAGAGGATATTTCCAGTGCCAAGACCTTTGATGATCTACCAAAGAATGCTCAGGACTACGTCCTGGCCCTAGAAAAGCTGAGCGGCACCAGAATCTCGGCAATTGGTGTTGGACCTGATCGCAATGCGACCATCGTTCGACACGACATGCTCGGCTAG